Within Desulfobacterales bacterium, the genomic segment CTGCTGTGACCGGATCGGCGAGGATGTCTTTGTCGGCTGCGTGTTTTCCGGGCCGTTCACCACTGCCGCGGCCCTGCGCGGCACGGAAGACTTTATCAAGGAGACCTACAAAGATCCCGAACTGGTCCATAAACTCCTGACCCTGGCCATGGACAACGCCCTTATCTTTGTCGATGCCATCCTGGCAACGGGCGGCATCCCGGTACTGGTGGAGCCGGTGGCCAGCGGCAGCCTGATCAGCCCGGTCATGTTCAAGAAGTTCGCCTTGCCTTATCTCAAGCCGATCGTGGCAAAGATCCGGCAGGCCTGCCTGCCGTGCATCCTCCATATCTGCGGCAAGACCGCCAGGATCGTGGAGCTGATGGCCGATACCGGCGCCAACGCCCTGAGCCTTGACGTGATCGACCTGGCCGAGGCCAAGGAAAAGATCGGCGCCCGGGTCTGTCTGATCGGTAATGTCAACCCGGCGGAAACCATGCTCAAGGGCGGTCCCCAGGACGTGGACCGGGAGGCCCGGGAGTGTCTTGCCAAGGCCGGGGATAATCCGGCCGGGTTTATCCTGTCAAGCGGCTGCGAGATCCCGATCAACACCCGGCCGGCAAACATTCATGCCATGATTGACGCGGCCAGAAGTTACCGGCCGCAGGCTTGACCCGCATTTCTCACAAGCAATCTGCTGCAAAGGGCGGGTAGATCAATGGCAGAAACGATCAGGGTCCTTGTGATAACCGGTTTTCTGGGGGCGGGCAAGACCACCTTTATCAAACGGGTCATCCAAGAGAGGGCCGCCCGCGAGACAATCCTTATCGTGGTAAACGACTTCGGCGAGGTGGACATTGACGGCAGACGGCTGGAGATGGCCGGCGGCTCGGTGTATGCCTTTGCCAATGGCTGCATCTGCTGCTCTCTAAAAAGGGAACTGAGCAAGATGCTGCCCGCCCTTGTCGACCGGTTTGCCCCTGAACGGCTTCTTATCGAACCTTCCGGTATTTCCGAGCCCGGCCAGATTCTGGCCGCCTTAGATGGGGTCAAGAAGCGGATCGGGATGGACGCAACGTCGGTTATTACCCTTATCGACGGGCCTGCCTATTTCGATGGCCTTGCCTGCCTGGGCATGTTTTTTGAGGAACAGATAGCAACAGCCGACCACCTGATTATCAACAAGACCGATCTCGTCCAGCCGGATCAGCTGGAAGGGATAGAAAAAGACCTGGGCAAGAGGAACAAAAACGCCTTGATCTGGAGCACGACCAAGGCCAGGGTCCCCCTGGAAACGGTCTTCCATCTCCGGCCCCGACCCCGGCCGTCTCTCCCTGCCACGGACGGAGAAGAAGGTCCGGCCTATGAAACCATCACCCTGTTTCCGTCTCCGGAACTGCCTTTGGCCAGGATTGAACGTCTGTTACAAACGGCCGAACAGGGCGGGTTGGGCCGGGTAGCGCGCATAAAAGGCTTTGTTCGCACCGACCGGGGGTCTTTTTATGTGGATTTTTCCGGGAAAAATTGGCGTTTGGAGAGGTGCGGGGGCCCGGAGCCGGTGCTGGTCTTTATCGGCGAACTCCTTGACCGGCAGAAGATCAAGCAGTTGCTATAAGAGAGGGAAAAATGGAGCCAAGGGAACGGCTGGCAAGAACTTTTGCCGGCAAGACGATTGACCGGCCGCCGGTGCTCTGTCCGGGCGGCATGATGGCGGTGTCTGCCAGTGAAATCATGGCCAGTGCCGGTTTCAGCGGCCATGACGCCCACTGCAATCCGGAGAAAATGGCTGCCATTGCCGAGCGGATCGCCGGGATCAGCGGCTTTGAAAACGTGGGGGTTCCGTTCTGCATGACGGTTGAGGCCGAGAGTTTCGGGGCCCGGGTGGATCTCGGCGATATTGAGCGGGAACCAGCGGTAATCAAATATCCCTGCGCCACCCTGGCCGATTTCGCCCATCTTTCACCGGCCGAGCCGGAAAGGCACGGCCGCTTGCCCGTTCTGCTCAAGGCCCTGCGACTGCTCAAAAAAAACAACTCCATTCTGCCGGTCATGGGCAACCTGGTCGGTCCCATCAGCCTGGCCACCTCCCTGGTCGAGCCCACCACCTTTTTCCGGGCCATGCGTCGGGAGGCCCGGACCATCCACAAAATCCTGACCTTTATCACCGACTTTTTGATCCGCCTGGGCCGGGCACAGTTTGCGGCCGGCGCTGACCTGATAACCGTGGCCGACCCCACTGCCACCGGTGAGATCCTCGGCCCCAGGTTTTTTAAAGAGTTTTCCCAACCCTATCTTGAAAGGCTTTGCCAGGGCCTGGGAAGGGAAGGAAAGCCGGTGATCGTCCATATCTGCGGCAATGTCCGGCTGATCGCCCCGGCCATCAGCAATATCAACCCGGTCGCCGCCTTCAGTTTTGACTCACTGGTTAATGTGGCCAGGTTGAAACAGGAGATGGGGCCCCGGGTCTTAATGGGCAACGTCAGCACCTCGGTGCTTGAAAAGGGCCCGCCCGAGCTGGTCCGCAAACTCGCCCGGATCTGTCTTGCCAAAGGCGTTGAGATCCTGGCGCCGGCCTGCGGGATAAGCCCCAAAACCCCATTGGCAAACATCAGGGCCCTGACCGGAGCGGTGGCTGGCACATGAACCACCGTCAACTTGTCCGCCGGGCCATTAACCATCAGCACTCTCCGGTCCCGCCCAAGGGAGAGATCTGTATCTGCCCCGGTTTTATCGAGAAACTCCTGGGCCGGCCCTGCCAGGGCCCGGCGGATAAACTTGAGACCATTCTCGCCCTGGGCCTTGACCTGGTGGTGGTGACCATTGACCCTGCCTTGCCCGGCGGTCTGCGGCCGGAACCGGCAATCCGGGAGATAGAATGGTGGCGTCAACGGACCGATCTCTACATCCTGGCCCAGGTCACCGGCCCCTTCCGGGGCGGACTCGACCGTATTCCTTTTGCGCATTACTGCCGGCTGACCCTGAAGGCGCCGCAGGAGGTCCTTGAACTTTCCCGCCGGGCCGCCCGGGACCTGGTCCG encodes:
- a CDS encoding uroporphyrinogen decarboxylase family protein codes for the protein MMTNTLSDRMTPKQRMAGFLQGQEVDRPPCAPLILNHAARISGVRISEYNQDGGTMGAAHVAAFKEYGHDFIFIFSTTSTLAEAMGTRLFFPDDDAPWVEEPVVRAAADLARVRTVDPQRDGRLPVYLEATRLCCDRIGEDVFVGCVFSGPFTTAAALRGTEDFIKETYKDPELVHKLLTLAMDNALIFVDAILATGGIPVLVEPVASGSLISPVMFKKFALPYLKPIVAKIRQACLPCILHICGKTARIVELMADTGANALSLDVIDLAEAKEKIGARVCLIGNVNPAETMLKGGPQDVDREARECLAKAGDNPAGFILSSGCEIPINTRPANIHAMIDAARSYRPQA
- a CDS encoding GTP-binding protein; the protein is MAETIRVLVITGFLGAGKTTFIKRVIQERAARETILIVVNDFGEVDIDGRRLEMAGGSVYAFANGCICCSLKRELSKMLPALVDRFAPERLLIEPSGISEPGQILAALDGVKKRIGMDATSVITLIDGPAYFDGLACLGMFFEEQIATADHLIINKTDLVQPDQLEGIEKDLGKRNKNALIWSTTKARVPLETVFHLRPRPRPSLPATDGEEGPAYETITLFPSPELPLARIERLLQTAEQGGLGRVARIKGFVRTDRGSFYVDFSGKNWRLERCGGPEPVLVFIGELLDRQKIKQLL
- a CDS encoding MtaA/CmuA family methyltransferase — its product is MEPRERLARTFAGKTIDRPPVLCPGGMMAVSASEIMASAGFSGHDAHCNPEKMAAIAERIAGISGFENVGVPFCMTVEAESFGARVDLGDIEREPAVIKYPCATLADFAHLSPAEPERHGRLPVLLKALRLLKKNNSILPVMGNLVGPISLATSLVEPTTFFRAMRREARTIHKILTFITDFLIRLGRAQFAAGADLITVADPTATGEILGPRFFKEFSQPYLERLCQGLGREGKPVIVHICGNVRLIAPAISNINPVAAFSFDSLVNVARLKQEMGPRVLMGNVSTSVLEKGPPELVRKLARICLAKGVEILAPACGISPKTPLANIRALTGAVAGT